From one Luteolibacter sp. SL250 genomic stretch:
- a CDS encoding DUF1549 domain-containing protein, giving the protein MQPFGKTLLFFAFALGIGSLSAKPLTAKQAQDAAARIDSLLGQDLKTAKQQPLARIDDGSFLRRAYLGIIGRIPTEEEARAFLENRSPARRQELVDALVASPGFDSHLFNWTADLLRVQTGQQEFGLGWHVWLRESLAADKPWDVMVREMLSASGHAARNPAVGYYLRDRAMQLDNFSNSMQVFLGRQIGCAQCHDHPFDDWTQHEYYQMAAFGGGFTYRSAEVTDTTRRVTDALGPPMPPPLPAPQKIKPEEKKPASKVNVEKDPVKARAAQRAKQEAEVKAKAAERAARNEQVRKRNEAVSKRNQEMKRYSNMLKPLYQDFNRNAMYDDPAKLLKLPDDYAYRDAKPKDVVPAETLFGEELKDVPPAERRAAFAKWVTSRGNPYFTKVIANRLWARAFGHGLQDPVDDWNDDSKPSHPQVMAFLEEAMKAVDYDLRQFSRILYRTDLFQRENDPVEPERGVPHLVRGPALQRMTAEQLYDSMLVLNRGAVDDTPLAANVKKWNTFTVAVEKLLTGAPRELVALGEATGKAEQAYLDARSEARQLRAKLNETRDADERKKLTELMKAAQKATEENNRMRSPINAASTLTGGDAMASAGMSSMGGMSMTMEEDGAMNNRGREGAARNAARASELSAPFSPGTIVREFGGSDRGTPSSSHATPTVPQALALLNDPATDVIGGKKTILNQRLAKVSSPEERLEIVFLRIYSRLPDAGEKERYAPLAADPNSLRDLTRAMMTSNRFLFVP; this is encoded by the coding sequence ATGCAACCCTTCGGCAAAACCCTGCTGTTTTTCGCGTTTGCGCTCGGAATCGGATCCCTGTCGGCGAAGCCGCTCACGGCGAAGCAGGCGCAGGACGCCGCCGCCCGCATCGACTCGCTGCTCGGGCAGGACCTGAAGACGGCGAAGCAGCAACCGCTGGCCCGCATCGATGACGGCAGTTTCCTGCGCCGCGCCTACCTCGGCATCATCGGGCGCATCCCGACGGAGGAAGAGGCGCGCGCGTTCCTGGAGAACCGCTCGCCCGCCCGGCGGCAGGAGCTGGTGGACGCGCTCGTCGCATCGCCCGGCTTTGACAGCCACCTCTTCAACTGGACGGCGGACCTGCTGCGCGTGCAGACCGGCCAGCAGGAATTCGGCCTCGGCTGGCACGTCTGGCTGCGGGAGTCCCTCGCGGCGGACAAGCCGTGGGACGTCATGGTGAGGGAAATGCTCTCCGCCTCCGGCCACGCCGCGCGGAACCCGGCCGTCGGCTACTACCTGCGGGACCGGGCCATGCAGTTGGATAATTTCAGCAACTCCATGCAGGTCTTCCTCGGCCGCCAGATCGGCTGCGCGCAGTGCCATGACCATCCGTTCGACGACTGGACGCAGCATGAATACTACCAGATGGCCGCGTTCGGCGGGGGCTTCACCTACCGCAGCGCGGAGGTGACGGACACCACCCGGCGCGTGACCGATGCGCTCGGCCCGCCCATGCCGCCGCCGCTCCCCGCACCACAGAAGATCAAGCCGGAGGAGAAAAAGCCCGCGTCGAAGGTGAACGTGGAGAAGGACCCCGTGAAGGCACGCGCCGCCCAGCGGGCGAAGCAGGAAGCCGAGGTGAAGGCGAAGGCCGCCGAACGCGCCGCCCGCAACGAGCAGGTCCGCAAGCGCAACGAAGCCGTCAGCAAGCGCAACCAGGAGATGAAGCGCTACTCCAACATGCTCAAGCCGCTCTACCAGGACTTCAACCGCAACGCCATGTATGACGATCCGGCGAAGCTGCTGAAGCTCCCGGACGACTACGCCTACCGTGACGCGAAGCCGAAGGACGTCGTCCCGGCGGAGACCCTCTTCGGCGAGGAGCTGAAGGACGTGCCGCCGGCGGAAAGGCGCGCCGCCTTCGCGAAGTGGGTCACCTCGCGCGGGAATCCGTATTTCACCAAGGTCATCGCCAACCGGCTGTGGGCGCGCGCCTTCGGCCACGGCCTGCAGGACCCGGTGGACGACTGGAACGACGACAGCAAGCCGTCCCACCCGCAGGTCATGGCCTTCCTGGAGGAGGCGATGAAGGCGGTGGACTACGACCTGCGCCAGTTCTCCCGCATCCTCTACCGCACGGATCTTTTCCAGCGGGAGAATGATCCCGTGGAGCCGGAGCGCGGCGTGCCCCACCTGGTGCGCGGCCCCGCCCTCCAGCGCATGACCGCGGAGCAGCTCTATGACTCCATGCTCGTCCTCAACCGCGGCGCGGTGGATGACACCCCCCTGGCCGCCAACGTGAAGAAGTGGAACACCTTCACCGTGGCGGTGGAAAAGCTCCTCACCGGCGCGCCCCGCGAACTGGTCGCCCTGGGCGAGGCCACCGGCAAGGCGGAGCAAGCCTACCTGGACGCCCGCAGCGAGGCCCGCCAACTGCGCGCCAAGCTGAATGAGACGCGCGACGCGGACGAACGGAAGAAACTCACCGAGCTCATGAAGGCCGCCCAGAAGGCCACGGAGGAGAACAACCGCATGCGCAGCCCCATCAACGCCGCATCCACCCTCACCGGCGGGGACGCCATGGCCTCCGCGGGCATGTCCTCCATGGGCGGCATGTCCATGACCATGGAGGAAGACGGCGCGATGAACAACCGGGGCCGCGAAGGCGCCGCCCGCAACGCCGCCCGCGCGTCCGAGCTGTCCGCCCCCTTCAGCCCCGGCACCATCGTCCGGGAGTTCGGCGGGTCGGACCGCGGCACCCCGTCCTCCAGCCACGCCACGCCCACCGTGCCACAGGCCCTCGCCCTGCTCAACGACCCCGCCACCGACGTCATCGGCGGAAAGAAGACCATCCTCAACCAGCGCCTGGCAAAGGTCTCCTCCCCGGAGGAACGCCTGGAGATCGTCTTCCTCCGCATCTACTCCCGCCTGCCGGACGCGGGGGAAAAGGAACGCTACGCCCCGCTGGCCGCAGACCCGAACTCGCTCCGCGACCTCACCCGCGCGATGATGACCTCCAACCGCTTCCTGTTTGTTCCCTGA
- a CDS encoding Gfo/Idh/MocA family oxidoreductase, giving the protein MTQPVTTSRRRFILQATAAGAALGFPAIVKGASPNAKINVAFIGVGGRGGGNLAGVTASADMVNVVALCDVDSLALDAAAAKFPGAGRYKDFRKLYEERKDIDAVVVSTPEHTHAYATLPALRRKLPVYCEKPLTHNVAEAALVMEAARQAGVATQMGTQIHAGENYRRVVELVQSGAIGHVRECHVHVSRSWGLQSAEDAKRYGDILHVTERPAGGAKAPDHIDWDLWLGPAPFRPFDPVYLPGPKWYRWWDFGSGTMSDLGSHWNDLPWWALKLEAPLSVEATSPNGPAHPDLAPAAMTARYEYGPRGEMPACTLHWHQGAAMKPAVWKDDPQLAKFDSGVLFIGDKGMLISDYGKHKLLPENVFKDFTPPPASIPPSPGHHRQWLDAIKNGTPTDSPFATYAGPLTIANHLGNVAYRTGSRIQWDAKALRADVAGAAKFLSRQPREGWAL; this is encoded by the coding sequence ATGACCCAGCCCGTCACCACCAGCCGCCGCCGCTTCATCCTCCAGGCCACCGCCGCAGGCGCGGCGCTCGGCTTTCCCGCGATCGTGAAAGGCGCGTCGCCCAACGCGAAGATCAACGTCGCGTTCATCGGCGTGGGTGGCCGGGGCGGCGGGAACCTGGCCGGGGTGACCGCCAGCGCGGACATGGTGAACGTGGTGGCGCTGTGCGATGTGGACTCGCTCGCGCTGGACGCCGCCGCGGCGAAGTTTCCCGGCGCGGGCCGCTACAAGGACTTCCGCAAGCTTTACGAAGAGCGCAAGGACATCGACGCCGTCGTCGTCTCCACGCCGGAGCACACGCATGCCTATGCCACCCTGCCCGCGCTGCGGCGGAAGCTGCCGGTGTATTGTGAAAAGCCGCTGACGCACAATGTGGCGGAGGCCGCGCTGGTCATGGAGGCGGCGCGGCAGGCGGGCGTGGCCACGCAGATGGGCACGCAGATCCACGCCGGAGAGAACTACCGCCGCGTGGTGGAGCTGGTGCAGTCCGGCGCCATCGGCCACGTGCGGGAGTGCCATGTCCATGTTTCCCGGAGCTGGGGCCTGCAGAGCGCGGAGGACGCGAAGCGCTACGGTGACATCCTCCACGTGACGGAGCGCCCGGCGGGCGGGGCGAAGGCACCGGACCACATCGACTGGGACCTGTGGCTGGGGCCCGCGCCTTTCCGTCCGTTCGATCCAGTCTATCTCCCGGGACCGAAGTGGTACCGCTGGTGGGACTTCGGCAGCGGCACCATGTCGGACCTTGGCAGCCACTGGAACGACCTGCCATGGTGGGCGCTGAAGCTGGAGGCCCCGCTGTCCGTGGAGGCCACTTCGCCGAACGGCCCGGCGCATCCGGACCTGGCGCCCGCCGCCATGACCGCCCGCTATGAATACGGCCCGCGCGGGGAAATGCCCGCCTGCACCCTCCACTGGCACCAGGGCGCGGCGATGAAACCCGCGGTGTGGAAGGATGACCCGCAGCTCGCAAAGTTCGACAGCGGCGTGCTTTTCATCGGCGACAAGGGCATGCTCATTTCCGACTACGGCAAGCACAAGCTGCTGCCGGAAAACGTCTTCAAGGACTTCACCCCGCCGCCCGCCAGCATCCCGCCATCCCCGGGACACCACCGCCAGTGGCTGGACGCCATCAAAAATGGCACGCCGACCGACAGTCCATTCGCCACGTATGCCGGGCCGCTCACCATCGCCAACCACCTGGGCAATGTCGCCTACCGCACCGGCAGCCGCATCCAGTGGGACGCAAAGGCCCTCCGCGCGGATGTGGCAGGCGCGGCGAAGTTCCTCTCCCGCCAGCCGAGGGAGGGGTGGGCGCTGTAG